One window of the Zea mays cultivar B73 chromosome 3, Zm-B73-REFERENCE-NAM-5.0, whole genome shotgun sequence genome contains the following:
- the LOC100277188 gene encoding uncharacterized protein LOC100277188, whose protein sequence is MAASSSLSLPATPAALRHGACHGRPALPRRSPVATTTTRCAALRRDASGGRDQYGGALVDEGMSVLRRRIREARMAETNYEAPAEWAPWEKRYYPAYVSDVSSLVGALQLILMGTRPGVAVAVVALVLASVPVSAFAALHQLTLVVEAVLQSVSVHHIS, encoded by the coding sequence ATGGCTGCttcttcttccctctccctcccagCAACGCCGGCCGCGCTCCGGCACGGGGCGTGCCACGGACGACCAGCGCTACCGAGGAGGTCGCCGGTGGCGACGACGACAACGCGGTGCGCCGCGTTACGCCGGGACGCGAGCGGCGGCCGGGACCAGTACGGAGGCGCGCTGGTGGACGAGGGCATGTCCGTGCTGAGGCGGCGGATCCGGGAGGCGCGGATGGCGGAGACCAACTACGAGGCTCCCGCCGAGTGGGCGCCGTGGGAGAAGCGCTACTACCCCGCCTACGTCTCCGACGTGTCCAGCCTCGTCGGCGCGCTGCAGCTGATACTCATGGGCACCAGGCCCGGCGTCGCCGTGGCCGTCGTCGCGCTGGTGCTCGCCAGCGTGCCCGTGTCCGCCTTCGCCGCGCTGCACCAGCTGACGCTGGTGGTCGAGGCCGTCCTCCAGTCCGTGTCCGTCCATCACATTTCTTGA